The following are encoded together in the Tatumella ptyseos genome:
- a CDS encoding FliH/SctL family protein has protein sequence MSKTVTTYRFPPLHPDPADAVEEVLEQRLPVEDHSLIDEAIKAGFQQGLAEGNAQGIAQGMEEGKQQGYDQGYSAGMAASKALFEQASSPLSTLVETLNTFYTQAEQQQKAATLALVKRITGLVIQHEMATQPELLLTWIEEKIANEQLVGSSFSVRIAEEDYQAIQRIAPEKIEQWKLQPQPDLSRGECVIDTAEQHFDLGCQQRLDSCLATLEQSLTTPGEDR, from the coding sequence ATGAGCAAAACGGTGACTACCTATCGCTTCCCCCCCCTGCATCCTGACCCGGCTGATGCTGTCGAGGAGGTTCTTGAACAGCGCCTTCCAGTTGAGGATCATTCACTCATTGATGAAGCCATTAAGGCGGGCTTTCAGCAAGGCTTAGCGGAGGGTAACGCACAGGGTATTGCTCAAGGGATGGAGGAAGGCAAACAGCAAGGTTACGACCAGGGCTACTCCGCCGGGATGGCCGCAAGTAAAGCCTTATTCGAACAAGCGAGCTCACCGCTAAGTACCTTGGTTGAGACGCTCAATACCTTTTATACACAGGCTGAACAACAGCAAAAAGCGGCAACGTTAGCCTTGGTTAAGCGGATTACCGGACTGGTCATCCAACATGAAATGGCGACGCAACCTGAGCTATTACTCACTTGGATTGAGGAAAAAATCGCTAATGAGCAGTTAGTCGGATCAAGCTTTTCAGTGAGAATTGCTGAGGAAGATTATCAAGCGATACAGCGTATAGCACCTGAAAAAATTGAACAGTGGAAATTACAGCCGCAACCGGATCTCTCTCGTGGAGAGTGTGTCATTGATACGGCTGAACAGCATTTTGACCTGGGCTGCCAGCAACGGTTGGATAGCTGCTTAGCGACACTGGAACAGAGCCTGACAACTCCGGGTGAAGATCGATGA
- the flgN gene encoding flagellar export chaperone FlgN codes for MNRIEIVRQLVADLLDDQQHFQRIESLLSAQRQAIISFTPTQLDSHTQQLMQHYRQIHQHAQRRIRGLQQLSLSADTQGMNQLLEGLAPAAQQHLVKIWQELPAQLQRCQQANNANQQLLEMQYSLFAECMPELDPSAWLYHPDSLG; via the coding sequence ATGAATAGGATTGAGATTGTTCGTCAGTTAGTGGCGGACTTACTGGATGATCAGCAACATTTTCAGCGGATCGAAAGTCTACTGTCTGCCCAGCGCCAAGCAATTATTAGCTTTACGCCGACGCAACTGGATAGTCATACCCAGCAGCTGATGCAACATTACCGACAGATTCATCAACATGCTCAACGACGTATTCGCGGTCTACAGCAATTATCGCTGAGTGCCGATACCCAAGGAATGAATCAGTTACTTGAAGGTCTAGCCCCTGCCGCGCAACAGCATTTAGTGAAGATATGGCAAGAACTCCCAGCACAACTGCAGCGTTGCCAACAAGCGAATAACGCCAATCAACAGCTACTCGAAATGCAATACAGTCTTTTCGCAGAGTGCATGCCAGAATTAGATCCTAGCGCCTGGCTTTATCATCCCGATAGCTTGGGCTAA
- a CDS encoding flagellar FliJ family protein, whose product MSSPLSSQLKRLERLRQQRREQCQQRVIAQQRQVEQMHNKLNTLQQFIDSPIPAVSNGLALKNHENYVQELRRLYQWQQQQCQSAELELGQRTTQLLISHRQEKQLEIYSQTVTETNERQQQQQAQKLNDELAANRFGRKI is encoded by the coding sequence ATGAGTTCCCCGCTCTCATCCCAGCTAAAAAGGCTAGAACGTCTGAGGCAACAACGCCGAGAACAGTGTCAACAACGCGTGATCGCGCAGCAACGTCAAGTTGAGCAGATGCATAATAAATTGAACACGTTGCAGCAATTTATCGACTCACCGATACCTGCAGTGAGTAATGGCTTAGCACTCAAAAATCATGAAAATTATGTGCAAGAACTGCGGCGGTTGTATCAGTGGCAGCAGCAACAGTGTCAGTCTGCTGAGTTGGAGTTAGGCCAACGCACGACGCAGTTACTCATTAGCCATCGTCAAGAAAAACAACTTGAGATATATAGCCAAACAGTCACTGAGACGAATGAGCGGCAACAACAGCAACAGGCTCAAAAGTTGAATGATGAACTGGCGGCGAACCGCTTTGGTCGAAAAATTTAG
- the flgC gene encoding flagellar basal body rod protein FlgC has protein sequence MGFNAIYQIAGSAMNAQMIRLNTVASNLANADTASSTADGVYQARVPVFSAIMNQTSSTDPAAGASVAVTAISEQPGSVARFEPNNPLANEQGFVYYPAINTVDQMADMMSASRSFETNVEVLSNVKSMQQSLLRLGEVT, from the coding sequence ATGGGATTTAATGCGATTTATCAAATTGCTGGCTCGGCGATGAATGCACAAATGATTCGCTTAAATACAGTAGCCAGTAACCTCGCCAATGCTGACACCGCCTCCTCAACTGCGGACGGTGTCTATCAAGCTAGGGTTCCCGTATTCAGTGCCATCATGAACCAAACGTCCTCGACGGATCCTGCTGCGGGGGCAAGCGTCGCCGTCACCGCGATTAGTGAACAACCTGGTTCAGTGGCGCGCTTTGAGCCGAATAACCCTTTAGCGAATGAGCAAGGCTTTGTCTATTACCCAGCCATTAATACGGTCGATCAGATGGCGGATATGATGTCAGCCAGTCGTAGCTTTGAAACCAATGTTGAGGTGCTGTCAAATGTGAAAAGTATGCAGCAAAGCCTACTGCGCCTTGGCGAGGTCACCTGA
- a CDS encoding FliI/YscN family ATPase: MKGLEQALSSLGEIPFSQDFGKLCRVTGLLMEVSGCPLAIGERCEVETVDKKRIIAEVVGFNRELTYLMPLHSLTGLRSGARVLPATQHPRLAIGPEWLGRVVNGVGIPIDEKGPVTGGATLAHQLPPLAALQRRPISAPLDVGIRAINGLLTLGRGQRVGLMAGSGVGKSVLLGMMARATDAQIVVVGLIGERGREVNEFLLHTLGEEGLKKAVVVVAPADESPLMRLKATELCHAIAAFFRDQGYHVLLMIDSLTRYAMAQREIALSLGEAPATKGYPASVFSLIPRLVETAGNSSSEGSLTAIYTVLAEGDDQQDPIVDAARAVLDGHIVLSRALAEMGHFPAIDISQSVSRCMGLVTTAEHRHQARVFKRYYSRYQEIKPMIALGGYVSGADPEVDRAMHLAPAMSQFLQQADQQLSTLDQSLVQLSSLMQDEQ, from the coding sequence ATGAAAGGGCTAGAGCAAGCATTATCTTCCTTAGGGGAAATTCCCTTTAGCCAAGATTTCGGGAAGTTATGTCGGGTGACTGGGCTATTGATGGAGGTCAGTGGCTGTCCACTCGCGATTGGTGAGCGCTGTGAAGTAGAAACTGTCGATAAAAAAAGAATTATCGCTGAAGTGGTAGGTTTTAACCGTGAACTGACTTATCTAATGCCCCTCCACAGTCTGACAGGGTTAAGAAGTGGTGCAAGAGTGCTCCCTGCTACCCAGCATCCTAGGCTCGCCATTGGCCCTGAGTGGCTAGGACGTGTCGTGAATGGCGTGGGGATACCCATTGATGAAAAAGGCCCGGTGACTGGGGGGGCGACGCTAGCGCACCAATTGCCGCCACTCGCAGCGCTACAACGTCGTCCAATCTCAGCGCCGCTTGATGTGGGAATTCGTGCCATCAACGGTTTATTAACCCTTGGACGCGGCCAGCGAGTAGGCCTTATGGCCGGGAGTGGTGTTGGAAAAAGTGTATTACTTGGAATGATGGCGCGTGCCACCGATGCGCAGATCGTCGTGGTCGGCTTAATAGGCGAACGCGGACGGGAAGTTAACGAATTTCTCCTTCATACACTGGGGGAGGAAGGACTAAAAAAGGCCGTGGTGGTGGTAGCCCCTGCTGATGAAAGCCCGTTAATGCGGTTGAAAGCGACGGAACTCTGCCATGCCATCGCTGCCTTTTTTCGCGATCAAGGTTATCACGTATTATTGATGATCGACTCCCTCACTCGCTATGCCATGGCACAGCGAGAAATTGCGTTATCACTTGGCGAAGCACCGGCAACTAAAGGGTATCCAGCCTCGGTCTTCTCATTGATCCCTCGTCTAGTGGAAACGGCAGGTAATAGCAGTAGTGAGGGGAGCTTAACGGCCATTTACACTGTGCTAGCGGAAGGTGACGATCAGCAAGACCCTATTGTCGATGCCGCCCGGGCTGTGTTGGATGGTCATATTGTGTTATCACGAGCGTTAGCGGAAATGGGGCATTTTCCGGCCATCGATATTAGTCAATCCGTTAGTCGTTGCATGGGATTAGTGACGACGGCAGAGCATCGTCATCAGGCGCGAGTCTTCAAGCGCTATTATAGTCGTTATCAAGAGATTAAGCCGATGATCGCCCTAGGGGGATATGTCTCGGGAGCCGACCCCGAGGTTGATCGGGCGATGCATCTCGCACCGGCGATGAGCCAATTTTTACAGCAAGCCGACCAGCAATTGAGTACGCTTGACCAGAGTCTGGTGCAACTCTCTTCTTTAATGCAGGATGAACAATGA
- a CDS encoding flagellar hook capping FlgD N-terminal domain-containing protein, with protein sequence MNISNSSTTATTTTTSGTTASTSGNSQISDMFLQLLVAQIKNQDPTNPTDGKEYVSQLAQLSQVQSMDSITSLMTSTSRQVSSLQKQSIGALTGQKVMVATDQLSTDGTTAVSGRITLAHAASQVTLTLKDSAGKSYPVSLGAASAGDVNFTVDPQALGLPVGTYSMSVTTDNNQSNLSTELLGTVKAVRFPLSGSDPVLSLQGIGDVNYSTITQFTMA encoded by the coding sequence ATGAATATTAGTAACAGCTCGACAACCGCTACTACCACCACTACGAGCGGTACCACGGCGTCAACCAGTGGTAATAGCCAAATTAGCGATATGTTCTTACAGCTTCTGGTTGCACAGATAAAAAACCAAGATCCGACCAACCCGACCGACGGTAAAGAGTATGTCAGCCAATTGGCACAGCTGAGCCAAGTACAGTCTATGGATAGCATCACGAGTTTAATGACCAGTACTTCTCGGCAAGTTAGCTCCTTACAAAAACAGAGTATTGGCGCGTTAACGGGCCAGAAAGTGATGGTGGCGACGGACCAGTTATCGACGGATGGCACAACCGCTGTATCGGGGCGTATTACACTGGCCCATGCCGCGTCCCAGGTTACCTTAACGCTGAAAGATTCTGCAGGTAAGAGCTATCCCGTTTCGCTAGGCGCGGCATCTGCTGGCGATGTGAATTTTACTGTCGATCCACAAGCGTTAGGGTTACCAGTCGGGACTTATAGTATGAGCGTCACGACGGATAATAATCAAAGTAACCTCTCCACTGAGCTACTCGGCACGGTTAAAGCGGTACGTTTTCCGTTATCTGGCAGCGATCCGGTCTTAAGTCTGCAAGGTATTGGCGATGTAAATTACAGCACGATCACTCAATTTACGATGGCATAG
- a CDS encoding flagellar basal body protein, whose amino-acid sequence MSISFSRALGNSVQAIDLRLQRAEILSSNLANADTPYFQAKDIDFSTEMQRQHTEMTSQPAQVLFRVPQQIGADGNTVELHTEQAAFANNSQSFQVSLSFLSMQLASMQKAIEGKS is encoded by the coding sequence ATGAGCATATCTTTCAGCCGTGCGTTAGGCAATAGCGTACAGGCTATCGACTTACGATTACAACGGGCTGAGATATTAAGCAGTAATTTGGCGAATGCCGATACACCGTATTTTCAGGCCAAAGATATTGATTTTTCAACTGAAATGCAACGCCAGCATACCGAGATGACATCACAGCCGGCACAGGTACTTTTTCGCGTTCCTCAACAAATTGGCGCGGACGGCAACACTGTTGAATTGCATACCGAGCAAGCGGCTTTTGCCAATAACAGTCAGAGTTTTCAGGTAAGTTTATCCTTTCTCTCTATGCAATTGGCCAGTATGCAAAAGGCGATCGAGGGAAAAAGTTAA
- the flgM gene encoding flagellar biosynthesis anti-sigma factor FlgM encodes MIKLTPTLPNDRVSTSMAQSVKTEQSEKVTAPTISTPSTEQTLTQARDQLGQLPEVDLDKVAEIKAALGRGEIGLDSDSLAHSMLAFFQRSE; translated from the coding sequence ATGATAAAACTAACCCCAACTTTACCTAATGACCGAGTCAGTACCTCGATGGCTCAATCGGTAAAAACCGAACAGAGTGAGAAAGTCACCGCGCCGACAATTTCTACGCCGTCGACAGAGCAAACCCTCACACAAGCTCGCGACCAGTTGGGGCAATTGCCTGAAGTGGACCTTGATAAGGTTGCTGAAATTAAAGCAGCATTGGGCCGTGGTGAAATTGGGCTAGATAGCGATTCCCTCGCCCACTCTATGCTCGCTTTTTTCCAGAGGTCTGAATGA
- the flgA gene encoding flagellar basal body P-ring formation chaperone FlgA, which produces MRPIKRKDNFRFILTLYSALMSGILIVSVSPAWAASPIEKQATLWVEQQIHSMGQQQGWQSLQSEATIQLFTPANRLSSCHIPLVFSAPLLPQSPTHFPLLISCPSSSGEWKIRAQANVTLRLEAVVAVTALPAGTLLNAENIQLRPVTLKPGTRPRVMTQIEDALQLTLKRAVSAGEPLSPLLLATPKLISRNQLVTLVVRQDGLELTTAGIALQNGGKGARIRVKNSGSGRIVSGTVLDAQQVLIPVIE; this is translated from the coding sequence ATGAGACCTATTAAGAGGAAAGACAACTTCCGCTTTATCCTTACCCTGTACTCTGCATTGATGAGCGGTATTCTCATCGTGTCGGTGAGTCCAGCTTGGGCTGCATCACCTATAGAGAAGCAAGCGACACTGTGGGTCGAACAACAGATACACTCAATGGGGCAACAGCAAGGTTGGCAGTCATTACAGAGCGAAGCGACCATACAGCTTTTTACTCCCGCCAATCGCCTCTCATCTTGTCATATTCCCTTGGTCTTTTCGGCGCCCTTATTACCTCAGTCACCTACCCATTTCCCACTGCTGATAAGCTGTCCCTCATCAAGTGGAGAGTGGAAAATACGGGCTCAGGCTAACGTGACCTTACGTCTCGAGGCTGTCGTGGCGGTAACTGCTCTGCCGGCCGGTACCCTGTTAAATGCGGAGAATATTCAGCTCAGGCCTGTGACGCTAAAACCTGGGACGCGCCCTCGTGTGATGACGCAAATAGAGGATGCATTGCAACTGACCCTTAAGCGTGCCGTCAGTGCTGGAGAACCTTTGTCCCCACTTCTTTTAGCCACGCCAAAGCTGATTTCGCGTAACCAACTTGTCACGCTAGTGGTTCGGCAAGATGGACTTGAATTAACGACAGCAGGGATCGCGCTACAGAATGGCGGTAAAGGTGCCAGGATCCGCGTAAAAAATAGCGGTAGTGGCCGAATCGTCAGTGGAACCGTACTTGATGCTCAGCAAGTATTAATACCGGTAATTGAATAA